One window of the Candidatus Dependentiae bacterium genome contains the following:
- a CDS encoding tetratricopeptide repeat-containing glycosyltransferase family protein: MKRIHYIVLLFLSIISIYYVHRYLPFFHTLTAQDYCIQADRYKEQNQFTQAIIAYKSALKLSPHDFLISMKLGDTLCLAQRYDEALAICQETVKHYPQQQFAIGYNMAMTYEKMGNLQEAIYILKQITQHRPNWASPHLNLAFDLLKLGDLKNGLREYEWRWQATNIQKLATTKPEWDGSDVRGKTVLIYAEQGFGDTLHFIRYAQILKNMGARVLVFPQTALIPLLKLCPYIDHVLESATTLPPFDYHIATMSLPYACRTELETIPANIPYLYADASLVNQWNKTLAQDKNFKIGICWHGNPRYTDLSHQQTVKAKSIPLQLFEPLSKIPQVSLYSLQQIGGQDELHHINFKVHTFDNDFDTVHGRFMDTAAVIQNLDLIITIDTSISHLAAGLGKPVWILLPNPHDWRWFLNRTDSPWYPNVQLFRQPTRGDWNNVIQTVAQQLRKQLTEKSV; the protein is encoded by the coding sequence ATGAAGCGTATACATTATATTGTCCTACTTTTTTTGAGTATCATTAGCATTTATTACGTCCACCGTTATTTACCATTCTTTCATACACTCACTGCACAAGACTATTGCATACAGGCAGATAGATATAAAGAGCAAAACCAATTTACACAAGCAATCATTGCCTACAAATCAGCCCTAAAACTTTCACCTCATGACTTTCTTATTAGCATGAAACTCGGTGATACACTCTGTCTTGCACAGCGTTATGATGAAGCATTAGCAATATGCCAAGAAACCGTCAAACATTATCCACAGCAACAATTTGCCATTGGATATAATATGGCCATGACTTATGAAAAGATGGGCAACTTACAAGAAGCAATCTATATCCTCAAGCAAATTACTCAGCATAGGCCAAACTGGGCATCTCCACACTTAAATCTTGCATTTGATCTACTCAAACTCGGTGACTTAAAAAATGGATTACGCGAATATGAGTGGCGTTGGCAAGCAACCAACATACAAAAACTCGCAACCACAAAGCCCGAATGGGATGGATCGGATGTACGTGGCAAAACGGTTTTAATCTATGCAGAACAGGGGTTTGGTGACACACTACATTTTATTCGTTACGCACAAATACTCAAAAACATGGGTGCTCGTGTATTGGTATTCCCGCAAACTGCACTTATTCCTTTACTCAAATTATGTCCATACATTGATCACGTACTAGAATCCGCAACGACCCTACCACCGTTTGATTATCATATTGCTACTATGAGTCTACCTTACGCATGCCGCACAGAGCTAGAGACTATACCTGCCAATATTCCCTATTTATATGCTGACGCTTCGTTGGTAAACCAGTGGAACAAAACATTAGCGCAAGACAAAAACTTCAAAATCGGTATTTGTTGGCATGGCAACCCACGCTATACTGATTTATCACATCAGCAAACGGTTAAAGCAAAATCAATTCCACTGCAATTATTTGAGCCGCTCAGTAAAATCCCACAGGTAAGCTTATACTCATTGCAACAAATTGGCGGACAAGATGAACTACACCATATTAATTTCAAAGTGCATACATTCGATAATGATTTTGATACGGTGCATGGACGCTTCATGGACACTGCTGCAGTTATCCAGAATTTAGACTTAATCATTACCATAGATACTTCAATATCTCATCTGGCAGCAGGACTTGGTAAACCAGTTTGGATATTACTACCAAACCCTCATGATTGGCGCTGGTTTTTAAATCGAACTGATTCACCATGGTACCCAAATGTACAATTATTCAGACAACCAACACGCGGTGACTGGAACAATGTCATACAAACAGTAGCTCAACAACTACGCAAACAACTAACAGAAAAATCTGTTTAG
- the hflX gene encoding GTPase HflX, which yields MTKPAFYTTKPHPKTLIIGVEAPYNRTLNIDAYFDEFVSLIETSKTPYDAELYLKLRTIDPTYFFTKGKLVDLKKFVEENQIRHIVISEQLTPTQERNLSSYLYCSITDRTRLILEIFEKAAHSAEGQAQVAIAKMRFEKTRLAGKGVGLAQQKGSIGVRGGFGETLKERESRHIEETINKLKKQLETLQKNRDTQRKQRLSKRIPHICLIGYTNAGKSTILNALTKSDVLAEDKLFATLDTTTRKLFINGKEKGLLSDTVGFIQQLPPHLIDAFKSTLSELEHADLLLHVIDISAPDWESHIKVVYEILDDLGVDKPMLHVFNKCDKIHNIEALQTKLEKYQPYVMVDALSKEGLTLLIEFLDEWEPSIQIPTNKKLAGFI from the coding sequence ATGACAAAACCAGCATTTTACACTACCAAACCTCATCCGAAAACGCTTATCATTGGTGTTGAAGCACCATATAACCGTACTCTTAATATAGATGCTTATTTTGATGAATTTGTCAGCTTAATAGAAACAAGCAAAACTCCCTATGATGCAGAGCTGTACCTTAAATTACGCACTATTGATCCCACTTATTTTTTTACTAAAGGTAAATTGGTAGATTTAAAAAAATTTGTTGAAGAAAATCAAATCAGGCACATTGTTATTTCCGAACAACTAACTCCTACACAAGAGCGTAATTTATCTAGTTATTTATATTGCAGCATTACCGATAGAACACGATTAATTTTAGAAATTTTTGAAAAAGCTGCTCATTCGGCAGAAGGTCAAGCGCAAGTTGCTATCGCAAAAATGCGTTTTGAAAAAACACGGCTTGCGGGTAAGGGTGTTGGGCTTGCACAACAAAAAGGTTCCATTGGGGTACGTGGTGGTTTTGGTGAAACACTCAAAGAACGTGAATCACGTCATATTGAAGAAACCATTAACAAGTTGAAAAAACAGCTTGAAACGCTCCAAAAAAATCGAGATACTCAGCGCAAACAACGATTAAGCAAGCGCATCCCGCACATCTGTTTAATTGGTTACACCAACGCCGGTAAATCTACTATTTTAAATGCGCTTACCAAAAGTGATGTACTTGCTGAAGACAAATTATTTGCAACACTGGATACTACTACCCGTAAACTTTTTATCAATGGTAAAGAAAAAGGCCTACTTTCTGATACTGTTGGATTTATTCAACAATTACCACCACATCTAATTGATGCATTTAAATCAACTCTTTCTGAACTTGAACATGCTGATTTATTGTTACATGTTATTGATATATCAGCTCCCGATTGGGAATCACATATCAAGGTTGTATATGAAATTTTAGATGATTTGGGTGTAGATAAACCAATGCTGCATGTCTTTAATAAATGCGACAAAATTCATAATATAGAAGCATTACAAACAAAACTAGAAAAATATCAACCCTATGTTATGGTAGATGCATTATCAAAAGAAGGATTAACATTACTTATAGAATTTTTAGATGAATGGGAACCATCTATACAAATACCTACAAATAAAAAACTTGCTGGTTTCATATAA
- the ffh gene encoding signal recognition particle protein: MFDLLSQKFSSLFSRLTGSTKLTEHNLQETFDSVRDALLDADVPYDVVETFIADVKQEVVGQGVLGSLKPAEQLMKVVNDKLVAFLGGKHEAPFSFQLPSIVLVMGLQGSGKTTTIAKLAHWVQKEAKARSKTRRILVGSVDFYRPAAIDQLEVLANQVQVDFYRAQSTDPVRAAQEIVNHYKQGGYELLLLDTAGRLHVDEAMLHELVAIDKLLEPRYKFLVLDAMTGQESLNVAKAFNERIGFKAAILTKMDSDTRGGAAFAFRFVLQKPIRFVGVGEKIDDLDPFYPERAASRMIGMGDIKSLIERANEKIKQVDQEAAYKSMSSGKMTLQDFADQMDMVSRLGSLSQVVKYIPGMGNVNLSQDMLQKGDMEVKRFKAIISSMTLKERIQPRLLDGSRKNRVAKGAGVTVQEVNLLLQRFEQVQQYAKLFKKRGFFGKF, encoded by the coding sequence ATGTTTGATTTATTATCTCAGAAATTTTCCTCACTTTTTTCTCGGTTGACTGGATCTACTAAATTGACAGAACATAATCTGCAGGAAACATTTGATTCTGTGCGAGATGCGCTGCTTGATGCCGATGTTCCCTATGATGTGGTAGAAACATTTATAGCAGATGTTAAACAAGAAGTAGTCGGGCAGGGTGTCTTGGGATCACTCAAGCCGGCAGAGCAACTTATGAAAGTGGTTAATGATAAATTAGTGGCTTTTTTAGGTGGTAAGCATGAAGCGCCATTTTCTTTCCAATTACCATCAATTGTATTGGTTATGGGTTTACAGGGTTCTGGTAAAACAACTACCATTGCCAAGCTCGCTCATTGGGTCCAAAAGGAAGCAAAAGCAAGAAGTAAGACACGACGTATCTTGGTCGGGTCTGTAGACTTTTATAGGCCGGCAGCAATTGATCAGCTTGAAGTATTAGCAAATCAAGTACAAGTAGATTTTTACCGTGCACAAAGTACTGACCCTGTACGTGCTGCTCAAGAGATAGTGAACCATTATAAACAAGGTGGGTATGAGCTGTTGCTTTTGGATACGGCAGGTCGGTTACATGTTGATGAAGCTATGTTACACGAGCTTGTTGCTATTGATAAGCTTCTGGAGCCACGTTATAAATTTTTAGTTCTTGATGCCATGACGGGGCAAGAATCACTCAATGTAGCAAAAGCATTTAATGAACGAATTGGGTTTAAGGCAGCTATATTGACTAAGATGGATAGCGATACGCGTGGTGGTGCAGCATTTGCATTTCGCTTTGTGCTCCAAAAACCAATACGTTTTGTGGGGGTAGGGGAGAAAATAGATGATCTTGATCCTTTTTATCCTGAACGTGCTGCTAGCCGTATGATTGGTATGGGAGATATAAAGAGCTTAATTGAGCGTGCAAATGAAAAAATCAAGCAAGTAGATCAAGAAGCAGCATATAAATCTATGAGTTCGGGGAAGATGACCTTGCAGGATTTTGCAGATCAAATGGATATGGTGAGCAGGTTAGGGTCACTATCCCAAGTTGTCAAATATATCCCTGGAATGGGTAACGTGAACCTATCGCAGGATATGCTACAGAAGGGAGATATGGAGGTTAAGCGGTTTAAGGCTATTATTAGTTCAATGACCCTTAAAGAACGTATACAGCCTCGACTTCTTGATGGATCGCGTAAAAACAGGGTGGCAAAAGGTGCAGGGGTAACGGTGCAGGAGGTAAATTTGTTACTTCAGCGCTTTGAACAAGTTCAACAATATGCTAAACTATTTAAAAAACGTGGTTTTTTTGGCAAATTCTAG
- the rpsP gene encoding 30S ribosomal protein S16 — protein sequence MSVKIRLSRAGKKHVPFHRVVVMNSRKKRDGEVIDTIGTYDALAGSIVKFNEELYLQWVGKGAQVTESAKKIFNQFKRTNATASQVEPKAKTQSAKKATKKEVAVTESADNKE from the coding sequence ATGTCAGTTAAAATTAGACTTTCTCGTGCAGGTAAAAAGCATGTTCCATTTCACCGAGTTGTTGTGATGAATAGTCGCAAAAAACGTGATGGTGAAGTTATTGATACCATTGGTACATACGATGCGCTTGCGGGTTCCATTGTAAAATTTAATGAAGAATTATATCTTCAATGGGTAGGTAAAGGTGCGCAGGTAACTGAATCTGCAAAAAAGATTTTTAACCAATTCAAGCGTACGAATGCTACTGCAAGCCAAGTAGAACCTAAGGCTAAAACTCAGTCAGCTAAAAAAGCTACCAAAAAAGAAGTAGCAGTAACTGAATCAGCAGATAACAAAGAATAA
- a CDS encoding KH domain-containing protein — MKDLVEHIVKELVTQPNAVSVEMDESDTASITLKVHVHDADRGRVIGKEGKTIKAIRTLLHVILPDTKRVTVEII, encoded by the coding sequence CTGAAAGATCTTGTCGAACATATTGTTAAAGAACTTGTTACACAACCGAATGCGGTTTCTGTAGAGATGGATGAATCTGATACGGCATCAATTACGTTAAAGGTTCATGTTCATGATGCAGACAGAGGGCGTGTTATTGGTAAAGAAGGCAAAACTATCAAGGCAATTCGTACATTGTTACATGTAATACTGCCTGATACCAAACGAGTAACCGTGGAAATTATTTAA
- the trmD gene encoding tRNA (guanosine(37)-N1)-methyltransferase TrmD, whose amino-acid sequence MNISILTVFEELYEPFLRTSLVRHAQDKGIVNIDVDTFFSFVPAKKRIDAPTFGPGSGMLIRPEVVEKAIDAQEKKYGKAFRIFFSPHGEKLNQQSLARLAEHVQKQGHLMLVPARYEGMDARVEEEYADAIVSIGDFVLMGGDMPAMILLEGLLRLIPGVVGKEQSVEEESFSGPFVDYPSYTEPIEWHGKSVPEVVRSGNHAAIEAWRTQQAAQRTVQNHFAWMRSQHMTDGQRSLVRTIIPSHYVALMHSDVLIGDNRAPGTTSVTSIDIHDIARSSSTYDIKNFFIVTPLLDQQKIVRTLLDFWKKGVGIDYNPGRHKAVSCVELTDSLDEVIAAIEQKEGKKPLLVATSARDTNHAQQISFWDQSKVWHHDRPVLFIFGTGKGLTPELMARCDYVLLPVHGLSDFRHLSVRSAVAIILDRWLGLNEKIYR is encoded by the coding sequence ATGAATATTTCTATTCTGACGGTTTTTGAAGAATTATATGAGCCATTTTTACGTACAAGTTTAGTGCGGCATGCACAGGATAAAGGTATTGTAAACATAGATGTTGATACCTTTTTTTCATTTGTACCTGCAAAAAAACGCATTGACGCACCAACTTTTGGTCCGGGAAGCGGTATGCTTATACGGCCAGAAGTGGTAGAAAAAGCTATAGATGCGCAAGAAAAAAAATATGGTAAGGCATTCAGGATATTTTTCTCACCGCATGGGGAAAAATTAAACCAGCAATCACTTGCACGCTTGGCTGAGCACGTACAAAAGCAAGGACATCTCATGTTGGTACCTGCACGCTATGAAGGAATGGATGCGCGTGTGGAAGAAGAATATGCAGATGCAATTGTATCCATAGGTGATTTTGTGCTTATGGGTGGAGATATGCCGGCTATGATTTTGCTTGAGGGATTACTTCGACTTATTCCTGGTGTTGTTGGAAAAGAACAATCAGTGGAAGAAGAATCCTTTTCTGGTCCATTTGTCGATTATCCATCATATACAGAACCGATTGAATGGCATGGCAAATCAGTACCTGAGGTAGTGCGATCCGGTAACCATGCTGCCATTGAGGCATGGCGTACTCAACAAGCAGCTCAACGCACGGTACAAAATCATTTTGCCTGGATGCGTTCACAGCATATGACTGATGGGCAAAGATCACTAGTACGTACTATTATACCGTCTCATTATGTCGCGTTAATGCATAGTGATGTGTTGATAGGTGATAATCGTGCACCGGGTACTACATCAGTCACCTCAATTGATATTCATGATATAGCACGTTCATCAAGCACGTATGATATTAAAAACTTCTTTATAGTTACGCCCTTACTAGATCAGCAAAAAATTGTGCGTACATTGCTTGATTTTTGGAAAAAGGGAGTAGGTATAGACTATAATCCTGGTAGGCATAAAGCAGTTTCTTGCGTAGAGCTTACTGATAGCTTGGATGAGGTGATTGCAGCTATAGAACAAAAAGAGGGTAAAAAGCCGTTATTAGTAGCAACTTCAGCTAGAGATACTAATCATGCACAGCAAATTTCTTTTTGGGATCAGTCGAAAGTATGGCATCATGACAGGCCCGTTCTGTTTATTTTTGGCACTGGCAAGGGTCTTACTCCTGAATTGATGGCGCGTTGTGACTATGTATTGTTGCCGGTGCATGGACTTTCCGATTTTAGGCATTTATCGGTCAGGTCAGCAGTGGCGATTATTCTTGATCGTTGGCTAGGTTTAAATGAAAAAATATACCGATAA
- the rplS gene encoding 50S ribosomal protein L19, translating into MKAQGLTKETIRLIGTKNTNFPEFNVGDCIALSLRIKEGDKERLQVFEGDVIAIHNNGASSSFTIRKISADGVAVERIFPYYSPLIEKVKFIHKGDVRRAKLYYMRDRIGKRARVQEKVLTKEQKESQRANNTASEITE; encoded by the coding sequence ATGAAGGCTCAGGGACTTACCAAAGAAACCATTCGTTTAATTGGTACAAAAAATACAAATTTTCCAGAATTTAATGTAGGTGATTGTATTGCGTTATCTCTTCGCATTAAAGAAGGCGATAAGGAACGTTTACAAGTATTTGAAGGCGATGTAATTGCTATACACAACAATGGTGCTTCATCATCATTTACGATACGTAAAATTTCTGCTGATGGTGTTGCTGTAGAACGTATTTTCCCATATTATTCACCACTTATAGAAAAAGTTAAATTTATACATAAGGGTGATGTTCGTCGCGCAAAATTATACTATATGCGTGATCGTATTGGTAAACGTGCTCGCGTTCAAGAAAAAGTTCTTACTAAAGAGCAAAAAGAATCGCAACGAGCAAACAATACCGCATCTGAGATAACTGAATAA
- the murC gene encoding UDP-N-acetylmuramate--L-alanine ligase, protein MYNPQKKAHIHFIGIGGIGMSGIATILRTQGYSISGCDIDLDQSSIQKLKHIGCSIHEGNNTLQCHDPSIDIVVYSSAIQATNPEIFAAQQRGIPTISRALMLAELMRTKYSVAIAGSHGKTTTTSLVSHILMEAGLDPTVIIGGHLQTISNNARMGSGEFLVAEADESDRSFLHLQATLAIVTNIDLEHLETYKNLEDIKQTFKQFLNNLPFYGKAIVCIDDENVRSLLPMNHIKTIQYGLTSDADIYALDIQLHPDHATCIVHKKNHSEPLGLLHSNMPGRHNILNSLGACTLALELGIPFSTIVQALKTFKGIERRFTYRGIFQGAEIFDDYGHHPKEIASTLMVAQQRAKKSLTVIFQPHRYTRTYKLWDDFVQTFLTAQIDHLVITDIYAASEAPIDNINSEELVESIKKLNPNFKVTYLPFDEDFTHLKQYLTQHTGQDDLLLLLGAGKLNKLACQLAQ, encoded by the coding sequence ATGTATAATCCGCAAAAGAAAGCACATATCCATTTTATTGGTATTGGTGGTATTGGCATGAGTGGTATCGCCACTATTTTACGCACACAAGGATATTCCATATCAGGATGTGATATTGACTTAGATCAATCCAGTATACAAAAATTAAAACATATTGGTTGTTCTATACATGAGGGCAATAATACGTTGCAATGCCATGATCCTTCTATTGATATTGTGGTATACTCTTCTGCAATACAAGCTACTAACCCCGAAATATTTGCAGCCCAACAACGTGGTATACCAACAATTAGTCGCGCACTTATGCTTGCTGAGTTAATGCGTACTAAATATAGTGTTGCTATTGCTGGATCTCATGGAAAAACAACTACTACATCACTTGTTTCACATATCTTAATGGAAGCAGGACTTGATCCAACCGTTATAATTGGTGGCCACTTACAAACTATTTCCAATAATGCTCGCATGGGGAGTGGAGAATTTTTAGTCGCTGAAGCAGATGAAAGCGATAGGTCATTCTTACACTTGCAAGCAACACTTGCCATTGTTACCAATATTGACTTAGAACATTTAGAAACATATAAAAACCTAGAAGATATTAAACAAACATTTAAACAATTTTTAAATAATTTACCATTCTACGGTAAAGCTATTGTATGTATTGATGATGAAAATGTGAGATCATTACTTCCCATGAATCACATAAAGACCATTCAATATGGCCTGACTTCAGATGCTGATATATATGCACTAGATATCCAGCTCCATCCTGATCATGCCACGTGCATAGTACACAAAAAAAATCATTCTGAACCTCTCGGCCTTTTGCACAGTAACATGCCCGGACGACATAATATTCTTAATAGTTTAGGAGCATGCACGCTCGCATTAGAATTAGGCATTCCGTTCAGCACTATTGTGCAAGCGCTTAAAACATTCAAAGGTATTGAGCGTCGTTTCACCTATCGAGGTATTTTTCAAGGTGCTGAAATTTTTGATGATTATGGCCACCACCCAAAAGAAATCGCCTCAACCCTCATGGTAGCCCAGCAACGTGCAAAAAAGTCGCTCACGGTCATTTTTCAACCCCACAGGTACACACGTACCTATAAGCTATGGGACGATTTTGTACAAACATTCCTAACGGCTCAAATTGATCACCTAGTTATAACTGATATTTATGCAGCAAGTGAAGCCCCTATAGATAATATAAACAGTGAAGAATTAGTAGAATCAATTAAAAAGCTAAACCCAAACTTCAAGGTTACGTATTTACCCTTTGACGAAGATTTTACACATCTAAAGCAGTATCTAACCCAACATACCGGCCAAGACGATCTTCTCTTACTTTTGGGGGCTGGTAAACTGAACAAGTTAGCATGCCAATTAGCCCAATAA
- a CDS encoding MerR family transcriptional regulator produces the protein MRMEKRKFRIGELAKRLEVERFVIRFWEKEFEISTSRSNGKQRFYDEDDYRKFGRIKELLYREGFTIAGAKKQLAHEIKTSGTKIIASQRTTMEDKDTVALQEEVNALNSQIKILKTQLVKLRELL, from the coding sequence ATGAGGATGGAAAAAAGAAAATTTCGCATTGGAGAACTTGCAAAGCGCCTTGAAGTAGAAAGATTTGTCATTCGTTTTTGGGAAAAAGAATTTGAAATTAGTACTTCACGTTCTAATGGCAAACAACGCTTTTATGATGAAGACGATTATAGAAAATTCGGTCGTATTAAAGAACTTCTATATAGAGAAGGCTTCACTATAGCTGGCGCAAAAAAACAGTTGGCTCATGAAATAAAAACTAGCGGCACTAAGATAATCGCTTCACAAAGAACTACCATGGAAGATAAAGATACCGTAGCTTTACAAGAAGAAGTTAATGCACTTAATTCTCAAATCAAGATACTCAAAACACAACTCGTAAAACTGCGCGAATTATTATAA
- the yidC gene encoding membrane protein insertase YidC produces the protein MNIKDYIVPFLFALATAWLLQRFVINRWFAPNISGSKDPATFMASQSAQASKPLNTEVDFFDNEKITPTKTTQIETEWGIVTFSTQAASLERVVLKRIIDGEKQLLTILTPPNENEKEQRCFLVAFQENTPYYYTLEEQQNTDDSTVLIYQAQSDYGIVRKIFTVHNKVHQIDLNLSIDPKKSIESRIFFAEPHMQEVVSDVVSAIVIDEANVFTKQNKNSLPINQGWLKPTLFGSDTRYMIHAMIDDANVFAQRAYYKHSENKIFSVLENESISKPTEWKLSFYLGPKEADAVAAVDDRLEQTFEYSGYLAPISRILIKILNFLYKYVHNYGFAIILLTVFIKLLLLPFTIKSEAGMKQRTEMQKKLQYLQKKYKNEPDILARERAELIRKHGMPGLGGCLPLLLQIPIFFALSRILANSIELYHAPMLWIPDLSASDPYYILPIGVTLAMLAQAAISDSQQRMSVVAMAFVFGAFTTSFSAGLALYIFVSTLLGVLQTQLVKSLKIA, from the coding sequence ATGAATATTAAAGATTATATAGTTCCTTTTTTATTTGCACTTGCTACAGCATGGTTATTACAACGATTTGTGATAAATCGTTGGTTTGCTCCTAACATATCTGGAAGTAAGGATCCTGCAACCTTCATGGCATCTCAATCGGCACAAGCCAGTAAGCCTCTTAATACAGAAGTTGATTTTTTTGATAATGAAAAAATAACGCCTACTAAAACAACTCAAATAGAAACTGAGTGGGGTATAGTAACGTTTTCTACTCAAGCGGCTTCACTTGAACGCGTAGTACTCAAGCGTATTATTGATGGAGAAAAACAACTACTTACTATTTTAACGCCACCTAATGAAAATGAGAAAGAGCAACGATGTTTTCTAGTTGCGTTCCAAGAAAATACGCCATATTACTATACGCTTGAAGAGCAGCAAAATACGGATGATTCAACAGTACTTATCTATCAAGCACAATCTGATTATGGTATAGTGCGTAAAATTTTTACCGTACATAATAAAGTACACCAGATTGATTTGAATTTATCCATAGATCCTAAAAAAAGTATTGAGTCCCGCATATTTTTTGCAGAACCACATATGCAAGAAGTTGTTTCGGACGTAGTATCAGCAATAGTTATTGATGAGGCAAATGTATTTACCAAGCAAAATAAAAACTCATTACCAATAAATCAAGGTTGGTTAAAGCCTACATTGTTTGGTTCTGATACGCGTTATATGATTCATGCAATGATTGATGATGCAAATGTTTTTGCACAGCGTGCATATTATAAGCATTCAGAGAATAAAATATTTTCTGTCTTAGAAAATGAATCGATATCGAAACCGACTGAATGGAAATTGTCATTCTACCTAGGACCTAAAGAAGCAGATGCTGTTGCTGCTGTTGATGATCGTCTTGAACAAACGTTTGAATATTCTGGTTATTTGGCTCCAATATCTAGGATTCTTATTAAAATATTAAACTTTTTGTATAAATATGTGCATAATTATGGTTTTGCTATAATACTATTAACCGTTTTTATTAAATTATTATTATTGCCGTTTACTATCAAGAGTGAAGCAGGTATGAAGCAACGTACTGAAATGCAAAAGAAGCTACAATATCTACAGAAGAAATATAAAAATGAGCCAGATATATTAGCACGTGAACGTGCAGAATTAATCCGTAAACATGGTATGCCAGGATTGGGTGGATGTTTACCATTATTATTACAAATCCCAATCTTTTTTGCGCTCAGCCGGATATTGGCGAATTCAATAGAATTATACCACGCACCAATGTTATGGATTCCAGATCTTTCTGCAAGTGATCCGTATTATATATTGCCTATAGGTGTTACTCTGGCGATGTTAGCACAAGCAGCAATTAGTGATTCGCAACAACGTATGTCAGTTGTCGCTATGGCATTTGTGTTCGGTGCATTTACTACAAGTTTTTCTGCAGGGCTAGCATTGTATATTTTTGTAAGTACTTTACTTGGAGTATTACAAACGCAATTAGTGAAATCTTTAAAAATTGCTTAA
- the recR gene encoding recombination mediator RecR yields MLNQLPTLAQLIKVLQQIPYVASKNLYRITNHFLCMDAQKVEQFCQVIREVRDKLRTCETCFCWREKEQPCIFCSSSKRDQSIVCIVESWYELLAIEKTQGYSGVYHVLGGVISPLEGISAEDLTIESLVQRIEYKNVKEVILATNQTPEGEATAAFIARKLKDKQVLVSCLARGLPVGSSLEVMDRLTVYKALSERRPF; encoded by the coding sequence ATGTTGAATCAGTTGCCAACATTAGCACAGTTGATTAAGGTGCTACAGCAAATTCCGTATGTTGCGTCTAAAAACTTGTACAGAATTACTAATCATTTTTTGTGTATGGATGCGCAGAAAGTTGAACAATTTTGCCAGGTGATTCGAGAAGTACGTGATAAACTACGTACGTGTGAAACATGTTTTTGTTGGCGTGAAAAAGAACAGCCATGTATTTTTTGTTCATCAAGTAAGCGTGATCAAAGCATTGTCTGTATTGTAGAATCTTGGTATGAATTATTAGCGATAGAAAAAACACAGGGATATAGCGGTGTATATCATGTGTTGGGTGGGGTCATATCACCACTTGAGGGAATTAGCGCAGAAGATCTGACTATTGAGTCGTTAGTACAACGCATAGAATACAAAAACGTAAAAGAAGTAATCTTAGCTACCAATCAAACTCCAGAGGGTGAAGCTACAGCAGCATTTATTGCCCGTAAATTAAAGGATAAGCAGGTGCTTGTTTCTTGTTTGGCTCGTGGATTGCCCGTAGGTTCATCACTTGAAGTAATGGATCGATTAACGGTGTATAAAGCATTGTCTGAGCGTCGACCCTTTTAA